One window from the genome of Haloarcula sp. CBA1127 encodes:
- a CDS encoding HNH endonuclease — MPPDRLRSIVPMFGGATNYVKTLNAILEYVDDQQPTPDELIGWHRGHFERVSSRDSIQRRIDYLEDVGFIERDGHHWRLGPEGTTYVAEQTTETLLQIMCRRNVGLRSLLYSLVPAPMTIEEIGHQQLKTHASLGWDPANTDMAKQRVNWLRSLGLVHKDGQQYALTDEGRQFVEIAVEQWAGSNPQADAPTTDTPTATTYETAVQARAVDPEFRETVLVRYDETCPISGVDHRGLLDVAHVLPWSDHPQHRADPTNVLPLSKIHHVAFDRELFTIDRNYRLHVNPDFETDSDLLRQTIVDRAGESVPQLDGNVAPTYLRQHNDSLGWVTN; from the coding sequence ATGCCACCTGACCGGCTCCGGAGCATCGTCCCGATGTTCGGCGGCGCAACGAACTACGTCAAGACACTCAATGCAATCCTTGAGTACGTCGACGACCAACAGCCCACTCCCGATGAACTCATCGGCTGGCACCGGGGGCACTTTGAACGAGTTTCGAGTCGGGACTCGATACAGCGCCGGATCGACTATCTCGAAGATGTCGGCTTTATCGAACGAGACGGCCACCACTGGCGACTCGGGCCGGAGGGCACCACCTACGTCGCTGAGCAAACGACGGAAACGCTTCTCCAGATCATGTGTCGCCGAAATGTTGGCCTCCGGAGCCTGCTGTACTCACTTGTGCCTGCTCCGATGACAATCGAAGAAATCGGGCACCAGCAACTCAAGACGCATGCAAGCTTGGGCTGGGACCCGGCCAATACGGACATGGCCAAACAGCGAGTAAACTGGCTCCGAAGCCTCGGACTCGTCCACAAGGACGGCCAGCAGTACGCCCTCACTGATGAGGGCCGCCAGTTCGTCGAGATCGCCGTCGAGCAGTGGGCTGGGTCTAACCCCCAGGCCGACGCACCTACCACAGATACTCCGACGGCAACGACCTACGAAACGGCGGTTCAGGCCCGTGCAGTTGATCCGGAGTTCCGGGAGACAGTACTCGTCCGGTATGATGAGACCTGTCCGATATCCGGCGTTGACCACCGCGGGCTGTTGGATGTTGCTCATGTCCTGCCCTGGAGCGACCACCCACAGCACCGGGCGGATCCCACCAATGTCCTCCCACTCAGCAAGATTCACCATGTGGCCTTCGACCGTGAACTATTCACTATCGACCGCAACTATCGGTTGCACGTCAATCCCGACTTCGAGACCGACAGTGACCTGCTGAGACAGACAATCGTCGACCGAGCTGGTGAGTCAGTCCCCCAGCTGGACGGCAACGTCGCACCAACGTATCTCCGGCAGCACAATGACTCACTTGGTTGGGTGACGAATTAA
- the xseB gene encoding exodeoxyribonuclease VII small subunit: MKDETIADKTDRLERIIEQLENGDVSLERANELHAEGTELIAELESELAVGDGEVIDR, encoded by the coding sequence ATGAAAGACGAGACAATCGCCGACAAGACCGACCGGCTCGAACGGATTATCGAACAGCTCGAAAACGGAGACGTCTCGCTGGAACGGGCGAATGAACTCCATGCCGAGGGAACGGAACTGATCGCCGAACTCGAATCGGAACTAGCTGTTGGGGATGGCGAGGTTATCGACCGCTGA
- the xseA gene encoding exodeoxyribonuclease VII large subunit, with amino-acid sequence MGSEPTHTSLETLQEALQTERITYVDTLNEDIGAVVEGADQLAFDYVVGDISDYGVSSNDHVHLDLVHSGSTIHCVLFGYKRSTIDTTIEDGMQAAVKGSLSYYEDGGNVSVIVEDIVEVGEGTYQQIYEQNRELLDSDGLLDPEHKQALPDFPERIGIATSSTSDARMDAVTSVHERYPDVDIVIQNTSVQGDDAMMSIMGAISKLDDDPLIDVIVLTRGGGSDKHLRVFNETPLCRVIHKTETPIVVGVGHENDRTLADEVADKRVMTPTEVGNIVPERTTLDAELETLEERLNTAYTETVETTLETMDDRLTQAYRRTVESDLSSFEVELDRTYDTHVRDALTDLENQLEQARTQYDQQRERKQEAAAHRRQRRRLLLVLLALGLLVVALLLYILVL; translated from the coding sequence ATGGGTTCGGAGCCGACGCACACGTCGCTGGAGACTCTGCAGGAAGCCCTCCAAACAGAGCGAATCACCTACGTCGATACGTTGAACGAGGATATCGGCGCAGTCGTCGAGGGCGCAGACCAGCTCGCCTTCGATTACGTCGTCGGTGATATCTCCGACTATGGTGTGTCCTCGAACGACCACGTCCACCTCGATCTGGTCCACAGTGGTTCGACGATCCACTGCGTGCTCTTTGGGTACAAACGATCGACCATCGACACCACAATCGAGGATGGGATGCAAGCAGCTGTCAAAGGCTCGCTCTCGTATTACGAAGACGGAGGCAACGTGTCCGTCATCGTCGAAGACATCGTGGAGGTCGGTGAGGGTACGTACCAGCAAATCTACGAGCAAAACAGGGAACTGCTGGACTCGGATGGATTGCTCGATCCGGAGCACAAGCAAGCCCTGCCGGACTTCCCAGAACGGATCGGGATCGCCACCAGTTCGACAAGCGATGCCCGGATGGATGCGGTCACCAGCGTTCACGAGCGGTATCCCGACGTAGATATCGTCATCCAGAACACGAGCGTCCAGGGCGACGATGCGATGATGTCAATCATGGGTGCGATAAGTAAACTCGATGACGATCCCCTGATCGACGTTATCGTGCTTACCCGTGGTGGCGGGTCCGACAAGCATCTCCGGGTGTTCAACGAAACGCCGCTCTGCCGTGTTATCCACAAAACCGAGACGCCAATCGTAGTTGGGGTCGGACACGAGAACGACCGCACACTGGCCGATGAAGTGGCCGACAAACGGGTAATGACACCGACCGAGGTGGGTAACATCGTTCCGGAGCGGACAACACTAGACGCGGAACTAGAAACGCTCGAAGAGCGTCTCAACACAGCCTACACAGAGACCGTCGAGACAACACTGGAGACGATGGATGACCGACTCACCCAAGCCTACAGACGGACAGTCGAATCGGACCTGTCCTCGTTCGAAGTCGAGCTTGACCGCACATACGACACGCACGTTCGCGATGCACTGACCGATCTTGAGAACCAGCTAGAGCAAGCACGAACCCAGTACGATCAGCAGCGGGAACGAAAACAGGAGGCTGCAGCCCATCGCCGCCAGCGTCGACGGCTACTGCTCGTCCTGCTCGCTCTGGGCCTGCTTGTTGTGGCTCTACTCCTGTACATCTTAGTACTATGA